The Desulfovibrio sp. UIB00 DNA window TTAGGTAATTGCTTCGCTGCCATTTCTGTCGCTTCAGGACTTTTCATCATTGCGAGGCGTTCAAAAAACTCCAAATTGCAATACTAGGCATAACCTTTTGCTACTTTGCCTGCACTAATGTTGAATTCAATTCGCTCATAAGTGGGCCGACAACTTCCGTATTAATAAAATTTCGCCATCAGGAGCTGGTCGCGGAGTCGCCTTCCTTATACTCGCCGGAGCGAAAGCGGAGGCGATGGCTGGTGTTGGGCTAATTTGCAAAATACGCGTTTTGCGGGCTGAAAAGAAAGCGCCGGGATTTTGAGCGCAGCGTACTCAAGTACGTGAGCATCAAAATCCCGGCGCTGACGCATTCAAGCCACAAAAGTCGGGTTTGCGTAAATCAGCCTGACAGGCTCACCCCAAACCGCAAGGCAACCATTTGCATGGAGGGGTTCATTCCTGGCGCAAGATGGATTTTGTTCTCAGGCAAGGAAGACAAGGCGGCTTTGAGGGAGTGTGCTTTTGGCACTCGACCGAAAAAGCCGCCGCAGTCTGACGCAGCCTGAGGACAAAAGACGCTTGCGCCCTAGTGGGCGGAGCCCCAATCACGCCCCTGCCCCCAATCCACAACCAGCGGCACAGACAAAGCCACGCCGCCCGGCATAACCCCGCCCATAAGCGCCGCCACCCGTTCACCCGCAGCAGCCGCAGCCTCCGTGGGTACTTCCAGCAAAAGCTCGTCATGCACCTGCAAAAGCAACCGGGCATCCAGACGCTTCAACTCCGCATCATGGGCCACAGCCAGCATGGCAAGCTTGATGATATCCGCCGCTGACCCCTGAATCACGGTATTGATAGCCTGTCGCCGCGCCAGCGCGTAGTTCTGCCCGTTGGCGGAATGGATATCGGGCAACAAGCGCCGCCGACCACCAAGGGTGGTCACATAGCCCTGCCGCTTGGCAACAGCCTCCACCTCTTCATAAAACTGCTTCAGGCCTGTAAGCCGCTCAAAATAGCGGGCAATGAATTCCTTGGCCTCGTTGGTCGTGATTTTCAGTTCCTGAGCCAGCTTTTGCGCGCCCATGCCGTAAATAAGACCAAAGTTGATGGTCTTGGCGTTGCGCCGCTGGTCGGGGCTGACCTCGCTGGACGGCAGATCATACACCAGCGCAGCCGTGCGGGCGTGGATGTCCTCGCCGTTGCGGAAGGCCTCAATCAGGGCAGTATCCTGTGACATGTGGGCCAGTACGCGCAGTTCAACCTGCGAATAGTCGGCGGAAACAAGGGCATGATCGGGCCCGGCGATAAAGCACGAGCGCATGCGCTTGCCCAGCGGCCCGCGCACGGGGATGTTCTGAAGATTGGGATTGCTGGACGAAAGCCGCCCCGTGGCCGTGGCCTTCTGGTTAAAGGTCGTATGGATGCGCCCGCGCGGGTCCACAAGACGCGGCAGGGGGTCCAGATAGGTGGAGCGCATTTTTTCCAGTTTGCGGAACTGGAGGATGCTCTCCACCACGGGATGCTGCCCGGCTAGTTTTTCCAGCGTTTCCTGATTGGTGGATGCCTGCCCGCCACGGGTTTTGCGCGGCGAGGGCAGCTTGAGCGTGTTGAACAATACCTCGCCAAGCTGCTGGGCCGAGCGGATGTTGAACGTGGTTCCCGCTGCGGTAAAAACCTCCTGCGTGAGCCTGTCGATCTCGCCCTGCACATCTGAAAGAAAGGACTGAAAGGCCGCTGCGTCAATGGCGACCCCGCGCGCCTCCATCTGGGCCAGCACGGGCGTGAGCGGCAGTTCAAGCGTGCGATACAGCTCGAGCAGGCCGTCAGCCTCCAGCCGTTGCTCCATGGAAGCGGCCATGCGCTGGGCCATGCTGGCAGGGCCATTGCCGCCCTGCCCTTCGCGCAGGGGTATGCCCCAGCGCACAGCCAGACGGGGCCAGCCATAATCGCTTTCCTCGGGATTAATGAGGTAGGCGGCAAGGCCAAGATCAAAGAAGAACGGAGGATTGGCCTCGGACGGCAGCTTGCGCCAGCACGCGGCGGCAATCAGCTGGGCCTTGAGGTCAGACGTAACCAGCCTTTGCGCCCCGGCAAGCCACGTGCAGAGGTCTTCCACACTGCCGCCCCAGCGAAAATCATCACCGCCAGCCACCGCCACGTGGGGCGGCTTGCCCATACCACCGGGCCAGATGATTGCGGCCTCCAGCCCTGCGCAGGGGGGCAACTGCCCTACTTCGCTCAGCAGCGGAGCCTCGGGTTCATCGGCCACATCCAGCAGGCTCATCTGCGGGCCAGCCCCAGCTGCGGGGCGGGGCTTTGAAGAAGATTTTTCGGCGGCAGCCATCAGCGAACCCTGGGCAGCGGAGCGGGGAGCGCCAGCATCCGCACCAGTATTTGAGCCAGCATTTGATGCTGCCCCCTCAGATGTAATGACAGAAGGGGCCGGGAACGGAGACACTGCCGAACCTGTGGGGGCGCTGCGCTGCAAACGAGCCAGAGTTGCCATGTCGCGGCGCAGGGCGTGCAGTTCAAATTCGTCCGCCATGCTGGCGCACAGGGCTTCATTCAGCGGATTGACGGTCATGTCGTCAATGGTCAGCCCGGTGCACACATCCAGCGAAAGGGACGTGAGCTGCCGCCACAAAAACATATTTTCAAGGTGGTCACGCAGCTTGTCCTGAATCTTGGGCCCAAGCAGAGCAAAATGATCGCGTATGTCTTCAAGCGTCGGGCATATTTCAAAAATTTTCTGCGCCGTCTTGGGGCCAATGCCCGGTACGCCGGGGATATTATCGCTCGTGTCGCCCACAAGGGCCTGCACATCGGCCCACTGGTCGGGCCTGAGGCCGCTTTCTGCCGTAAAATCTGCGGCAGAAAGCAGCTTTTCTTCCTTGGATGCAGGGTCCCACATGTACACGTTGGGGCCGAGGCACTGCTTGAGGTCTTTATCGCCGCTCACAATAATCACGGGCCGCTGGGCGGAGAAACGCGCCGCCAGCGAGGCAATGCAGTCGTCAGCCTCGCAGCCGTCAGAAATCTCGACTGGAATGCCAAGAGCTTTGACCATGCGCACGATGGGATCCATCTGCCGCACCAGATCTTCGGGGGTAGCGTCACGGTTGGCCTTGTACAGCGGGTACAGATCGTGACGGAAGTTCTTGC harbors:
- the polA gene encoding DNA polymerase I — protein: MSLKQRLNLSAEPVFLMDGSAFIYRGFFANKNMQRSDGFPTNALVVVTRVLLRILRDERPAHFLFVKDGKGKNFRHDLYPLYKANRDATPEDLVRQMDPIVRMVKALGIPVEISDGCEADDCIASLAARFSAQRPVIIVSGDKDLKQCLGPNVYMWDPASKEEKLLSAADFTAESGLRPDQWADVQALVGDTSDNIPGVPGIGPKTAQKIFEICPTLEDIRDHFALLGPKIQDKLRDHLENMFLWRQLTSLSLDVCTGLTIDDMTVNPLNEALCASMADEFELHALRRDMATLARLQRSAPTGSAVSPFPAPSVITSEGAASNAGSNTGADAGAPRSAAQGSLMAAAEKSSSKPRPAAGAGPQMSLLDVADEPEAPLLSEVGQLPPCAGLEAAIIWPGGMGKPPHVAVAGGDDFRWGGSVEDLCTWLAGAQRLVTSDLKAQLIAAACWRKLPSEANPPFFFDLGLAAYLINPEESDYGWPRLAVRWGIPLREGQGGNGPASMAQRMAASMEQRLEADGLLELYRTLELPLTPVLAQMEARGVAIDAAAFQSFLSDVQGEIDRLTQEVFTAAGTTFNIRSAQQLGEVLFNTLKLPSPRKTRGGQASTNQETLEKLAGQHPVVESILQFRKLEKMRSTYLDPLPRLVDPRGRIHTTFNQKATATGRLSSSNPNLQNIPVRGPLGKRMRSCFIAGPDHALVSADYSQVELRVLAHMSQDTALIEAFRNGEDIHARTAALVYDLPSSEVSPDQRRNAKTINFGLIYGMGAQKLAQELKITTNEAKEFIARYFERLTGLKQFYEEVEAVAKRQGYVTTLGGRRRLLPDIHSANGQNYALARRQAINTVIQGSAADIIKLAMLAVAHDAELKRLDARLLLQVHDELLLEVPTEAAAAAGERVAALMGGVMPGGVALSVPLVVDWGQGRDWGSAH